The Anastrepha ludens isolate Willacy chromosome 2, idAnaLude1.1, whole genome shotgun sequence genome contains a region encoding:
- the LOC128854881 gene encoding uncharacterized protein LOC128854881 produces the protein MSRAQNKDKKLAVLEIVKKKKDILFGAFQNNAINKIEKEAAWKEVLKKAQFLGLASASREWTYARDHLFGLWKSRTLAKKSKRNHTSVVYNPVDNCILDILRNESPAVVRLSLPESDGVKSNIEPQTSITKPALTSNKTAASQGKKRKRESCDEVKRLKIAILETELYKNKLQILELEKKLGVKRSKFTSNLLRDG, from the exons ATGTCGCGGGCTCAAAATAAGGACAAAAAATTGGCGGTTTTGGAaatagtgaaaaagaaaaag gatattttatttggggcatttcaaaataatgctataaataaaattgaaaaagaggCTGCTTGGAAAGAAGTGTTAAAGAAAGCGCAATTCCTTGGTTTAGCTTCTGCTAGCCGTGAGTGGACTTACGCTCGGGACCATTTATTTGGTCTTTGGAAGAGCCGCACACTA gcaaagaaatcgaaaagaaACCATACCTCAGTGGTGTACAACCCAGTAGACAACTGTATACTGGACATTTTGAGAAATGAGTCGCCTGCCGTGGTCAGGCTTAGCCTCCCGGAGAGCGATGGCGTGAAATCCAATATAGAGCCACAAACTTCAATAACCAAACCAGCACTCACCTCAAATAAAACAGCCGCCTCACaaggaaaaaaacgaaaacgcgAGAGTTGCGATGAAGTAAAACGGCTGAAAATTGCAATACTTGAGACCGaactatacaaaaataaactacaaattttagaattagaaaaaaagctGGGTGTTAAGCGGTCcaaatttacttcaaatttattgAG
- the LOC128854882 gene encoding metallothionein-1-like translates to MPCPCGTGCKCGTQGQGNCGCGNGGTCQCGSGKGCGGK, encoded by the exons ATGCCGTGCCCCTGTGGAACTG GTTGCAAATGTGGCACTCAAGGCCAAGGAAATTGTGGTTGCGGTAACGGAGGAACCTGTCAATGTGGCAGTGGCAAAGGTTGCGGCGGTAAATGA
- the LOC128854885 gene encoding metallothionein-1-like produces MPCPCGSGCKCGSEPKTGNCGCGSACKCCPCGSGCKCSSQTQSGSCGCGSSCKCGQ; encoded by the exons atgccTTGCCCATGTGGAAGCG GTTGCAAATGCGGTTCGGAACCTAAGACTGGTAATTGCGGTTGTGGTTCGGCTTGCAAATGCTGTCCCTGTGGAAGTG GTTGCAAATGCAGCTCACAAACACAAAGTGGCAGTTGCGGTTGCGGTTCCAGCTGTAAATGTGGGCAATAA